Genomic window (Dyadobacter fanqingshengii):
CAATTTCAGCCATTTGCTTGAAAATGAATGACGTAGGTGACATTCCGGGGATAGTATTCGGGTCGTGGAGGACAATCGTGCCGTCAGGCGTGAGAAATCCGTCGATACGGACGCAAACGTTAATGCCCAGCTGTTCGAAAACGGTGGCTATGACCTTTTGAATTTCCTGGTTCTTTTCCAGCGTCGTATCAACGGGAATACGTTTGAGACTCGCGCCTGGCTTATATTTTGCATTAAAATCAAAAACCTGGACCATTTTTATCACCTCGCTGGGCGGGAGAGCCAATGATTTACCGTCATCAAACTGAATGCAGCCGCAGGAGAATTCCTGTCCTTCAATAAACTCTTCTATCAAAACCTGGTCTTCCCCATTTGAACTGCTCAACAATGCATGCTCATTACCTTTCGAGAAATAGCCGTCCAGCACTGCTGTAAGCTTCGCCGGGTGATAAATAGTTTCCCCATTCAAAACTACCGGAAAACCGATCCCTTCATCAAGATTAGCCATTTTTTGTGCCCAGGCCTGTTTTTCGGCGCCATCCAGCGCATTCCAGGTCGTGCCATACAGCTCAACCTGAAAAAAGCATTGATTTACAGCGGATATAAACTCTTCCAAAGAATCACCTTTAACGATCGCAACACCGATCGACGATCCCTGATGTGGGGCTTTGATCACCAATGGGAGCCCTAAATGTTTTTTAAGAACCTGAAATAGAATGGGATACTCTCGCGGAACCCATTGATCATATCGCAGCGTCCAGCTTTTTTTCTGCTGTCCGTTCACCAGCGCGATCATTTCATTTTGAAGGATTTTATCAATTCCCACAGCCGATCCCATTAAACCCGGACCGCTGTAAGGTATCTTATACCACTCCAACAAACCCTGGATCGCGCCGTCCTCGCAATCAGGGCCGTGCATGGCCAGGAATGCAAAGTCGAAATGTTCTTTGAACTGATCAGGAGATAATAATGTCCCGATTTCTGCGGGGATGGGCTGATCAGCAAGCTCAGGATGAGACTCAATGTAAGTTTTATAGCCCGTCTGATGAATGCTTCTTGACGGATAAAATTCCCGGACCTCACTTGAATACATTAACACTTTTTCAAGCAGGATAAAGCGTCCGAAACTATCAACAAAGACCGGAACTGGCTCAAAAAGTGACTTGTCCAGATGTTCAAAAGCAGTTTTTCCACCAGCAAATGAAATTTCCCTTTCCCGGGACGGTCCTCCGAAAAATATTCCGATGCGCATATTTTATAATCAGGTAAAATCTTCTAAATCTTACGCGCAATATAACTTACTAATCGAGACGAATCAATTTCTGGCTGCAATGCCGGGGAATTTTAAATAAAAAAGCAGCCTCCGTTTTAGAAAAGCTGCTTTTATTAAAAATAAGGTTATAAAAAACGACCTGTTTCAGGCCAGTTCAGCGACATTTACAGCAACCACTTTGCTTACGTGCGGGACAGCTTTACGGATGGATTCTTCAAGACCTGCGCGAAATGTCATTGCGCTCATCGGGCAGCTTTGGCAAGAGCCCTGCAATTCCAATTTAACGACCAGATCATCAGTCAGTTCCACAAATTTCACATCTCCGCCGTCTGCATGCAAGTAAGGTCGTACCGAATCGAGCGCTTGCTCGATGAGTTCTATTGTTTTTTCTTTTGAATCCATTTTAAAAAAATCTATTTGCTAAGATGCAAGAATATATCCAAAAAATCAAATTATTAACATCACGCTGAAACCTGGATTTCAACAGGCTGCGTTTTTTCCTTCGAAGCATTTCTGATCGCCACCTGTTGAGCCAGAGACTCGGCAGCATCGCGAAATGCATCATTTACAATTGGATTCACATCCATCACAGCCGGCCGACCTTCATCGCCAGCCTCCCTTATGCCCTGCACAAGCGGAATCTGACCCAGTAATGGAACATCAAACTTGTCAGCAAGCAACTGGCCTCCGCCTTTTCCAAAAATATAATACTGATGATCGGGCAGCTCTTCCGGCGTAAACCAAGCCATATTTTCAATCACACCCAGGATCGGAACATTGATCTGTGGTTGTTTGAACATTTGCAAACCCTTAATAGCATCCGCCAGGGCAACTTTCTGAGGCGTTGTAACAATTACTGCCCCGGTAACCGGCACCGTTTGCACCAATGTTAAATGTATATCGCTTGTTCCGGGAGGTAAATCTATCAGTAGATAATCAAGATCACCCCAATCCGTATCTGCAAAAAACTGCTTCAAAGCCTGACTGGCCATCGGACCGCGCCAAACTACTGCGCTATCAGGCGGTGTCAGGAAACCAATGGAGATCATTTTAATTCCATATTGGCGGATCGGGTTAATGTAGTTTTTACCATCCTTCGGTGTAATTGTCGGCTGCATATTTTCAGCGCCGAACATAACCGGGATCGAAGGCCCGAAGATGTCCGCATCGATAATGCCCACCTTAGCGCCTGAACGGTGCAGTGCCATTGCCAGATTTGCAGTAACGGTTGATTTACCAACCCCACCTTTTCCCGAAGATATAGCAATCACATTCTTTACGCCTGGGATAATCGGCCCCGACTGGCGTGTGGAAGTGACATTGGCCGTAAGTTTGATAACAACCTCAACGTCAGGACTTAAATGTTCGTGGATGGCCGCCTCGCAATTCCTGCGGATCAACTCTTTCAAAGGGCAGGCAGGCGTTGTAAGAACAACCGTAAACCTCACCTGATTAACCCCGATTTCAATGTCCTGGATCATACCTAGTGTAACCAGGTCCTTTTTCAGGTCAGGTTCTTCAACAGTGCTGAGCGCCTGTAAAACTTTCTCTTTATTGATAGTAAATTCTCCCATTATACTGGTTAAGACCCCGTTACAATCTGTTAGCGACGTCTTGGAAACTTAAAAATGTGTAATCTTTTACTCTGATATTATGCAACACGAATTGTTCCTAATGAGTTTATCTCACATCTGAAAATTCGTGGATCTTCTCTTCAAGTTCCCTGATTTCTTTCGTAACATCAATTTGTGAATAAAGCGCATTTAATTTAGCCAGCACGCTTTTCAATAATTTCTGATGGCTTTCCGTGTGCCCGTGCAAAGGCCGGTGCAGCATCATTTGCCGTATTCCGTCCCACTCTTTCATAAAATGGAGGGCGTCACTATCAATAAATGCTTTGGAAAAAACATTAAAAATAAAGTCCTCTGCAAGCTTGTTGGGATGGATCAGATCATCTTCATAAAAACGGTAATCACGCAGCTCATCCACCATGATTTCATAAGATGGAAAATACTCCACTTGTTTGTATTTTTCAGACAAGCGATGGCAAACCAGCCGTAATGTGGACTTGCTGACCTGATTCAGCGGCAACGTGTCCCGCGTATGTCTTACCGGACTCACCGTTAATATGACCCTTAGGTTTCTTTGGAAAGACTGCAGTTTTTGAATCAGCTGCTCATATGCGATCATGATCTGGTCGGGATGCAGCAATTCTTTTACGAAGCGGTCGGAAGGCAGTTTGTGACAATTACCAATGATCTGATTGGTCTGCTTATGCCGGTAGCCAAACGCAGTCCCAAATGTAATGACCAAAAGATCGGCCTTTTGCACAAATGCTCTTGCAGTCGCCATCTTGTCCGTCAGCTGTGCCAGCAATTCCGCCTGATCCCTTCCATATAGTGACGAATGAAAATCGTGGTGAAGCCAGATCCTATCGGAATTCTCTACAAACAATGCTGGATTCGGCTGCTTACTTTCCAGCGTCGCATCCAGAATTTTCGCAATAGCAAGCGGATTAAAAACAGTCCCAAAATGATTGTTAAGAACCTTGAATTTATACGCAGAAAGCTGACTACCAAGCACATCTGCAAAGCAAGACCCAATGGTCACAATCTTGGAATGCTGGTTAATTTTCCAATCCGCTGCGGCAACCCCAACCTCAGTACTGAGCTTAATTTCCCTCATTCATTTATTAAATATCTCTGCTGCGAAATTACAAGTATTTGGTCAGTTTCGGATCATTAATGTGCTTTCATAAATTGGAGAAAAGGATTATGTTTGAGGATCGATTCACACACTAAAATATATTATATGCAGGAAGATTTTTATCCGTTTTCTCTATCCCACCACAAACTGCGTTACGAATTTGTTAGTGTGAGTACAATTAAGGAAATTAGAAAAGTTGTAACACTTGACCTCACGACGTCGGCAAACACATACAATCTGGCTTTGCTAGATACCCTTGATTCAGGAAAACTAAGTGATCTTGTCGAAAGCAACAATAATGATTTAAGTAAAGTACTCGCTACGATCTTTCAGATTATAGAAAACTTTTTTCGAAAATGTCCGAAATCCTTAATCGCATTCAGGGGCAGCGATGAGCGCAGGCAAAGGCTTTATAGGATTGTAATCACACGAGAATTATCCAAAATTGTCAAAAAATTTGAAGTATACGGAAGCATTGAAAATCAAATTTTTTTGTTTGAGCCAAATATAGAATATGATTTTTACCTCATCTCGAAACTATGAAAAGCAAGAAGCAATATCAGCCTGAAAAGCAGCTCAACGGGGAGCAAATTGTAGAAAAGAAATTGATGGAGATGAATGAGCTGCTCTCAAAAGTGGATCTTTCCAAATTACCAAAGCGGCAGTCAGCCGGACAGAAATGAAAAGATTCGCATTCCTCATTGCTGTCTTAACTGGCTTGGATGGGATACAAGCCTGCGCACAACCAGCAGAAACCCCAAAAGCGAAAGTCTCCACCTACGAGTTCGCCGCCACGCCATCCTGGCAGGATGAATTCGATTATTCCGGCAAGCCCGATCCCAAAAAATGGAATTACGACCTGGGTGATCATGGCTGGGGGAATAATGAGTTACAGAATTATACGGATAAGGTCGAAAATGCAAAGGTTGAAGATGGATACCTGATCATTGAGGCCATCAAGGGAAAGTCGGGGAAAGTCAATTACAGCTCCGCCCGACTGGTTTCGAAAGGCAAGGGAGATTTCCTTTACGGCAAATTTGAGATCCGGGCGAAGCTGCCGAAAGGCCGCGGCACCTGGCCGGCAATCTGGATGCTGGCGAGCGAAAATAATTATGGAAACAAAGGCTGGCCGGATAATGGCGAAATTGATATCATGGAGCACGTCGGGTTTGACCAGAACAAAATCCACGGAAATGTTCATACCAAAGCATTTAACCATTCAATTGGCACAAATAAGGGCAACAATGTAGTAGTTGAGACCGTCTCTGACGAATTTCATACATATTCATGCGAATGGACGCCGGAATCAGTGAAGATACTGCTCGATGGGAAGGACTATTTTACTTTTACCAAAGAAGCTGGCTATGAATGGGCACAGTGGCCATTTGATAAACCTTTTCATTTAATTTTAAACATTGCTGTTGGAGGCAATTGGGGTGGACAGAAAGGCGTGGATGACAGCATTTTCCCTCGAAAAATGGAGATCGATTACGTGCGTGTTTACCCGCTTGTTGAGAAAAAGTAGCTTTGAAATTCGAGCGCATGGAAGTATCTTGCGCTATGGATAATTTCGTTGTCTCGGCCAGAAAGTATCGTCCCGTCACTTTCGACTCGGTGGTTGGCCAGTCACATATCACTACAACATTAAAAAACGCAATCCGCACCAATCACCTGGCGCAGGCCTTCCTTTTTTGCGGGCCAAGAGGGGTTGGAAAGACCACATGCGCACGGATTTTGGCCAAAACCATTAACTGCCAGAACCTTGGCGATGATGTGGAAGCCTGCGGAGCTTGCGAATCTTGTGTAAGCTTTCAAAACAATGCATCATTCAACATTCACGAGCTGGATGCTGCTTCTAATAACTCCGTCGAAGATATCCGTAACCTCATCGATCAGGTTCGTTACCCGCCTCAAACGGGGAAGTACAAGATCTATATTATTGATGAGGTTCACATGCTTTCGCAAGCGGCTTTCAATGCATTTTTGAAAACATTGGAAGAGCCGCCGGGTTATGCCATTTTTATCCTGGCTACAACAGAAAAGCATAAAATCCTGCCGACCATTCTTTCGCGTTGCCAGATCTTCGATTTCAACCGCATTCAGCCGAAAGATATCGCTTATCACCTCTCCGATATTGCGAAGAAAGAAGGCATTGAAACAGAAAAAGAAGCATTGGAATTAATCGGTCAAAAGGCGGATGGCGGTCTTCGGGATGCGCTTTCGATGTTTGACCTTAATGTGACTTTCTCAACGGATAACAGGCTTACTTACGAGGCTGTGCTGGAAAATCTGCACATTCTGGATTATGATTATTATTTCAAAATCACAGACGCGCTGACTTCCGGCAGCATTGCACGTTCCCTTGTTTTGTTTGATGAAATTTTAAGAAAGGGCTTTGACGGCCATCTGTTCGTGGTCGGACTTTTAGAGCATTTCAGAAATTTGTTGGTTTGCAAAGATCCGCAAACTGTAACGCTTTTGCAGGTTTCGGAATCAGCGGAACGAAAATATCAGCAGCAATCTGCACTGGCTGATATGAGCTTTTTATTATCGGCGCTTAGCATTGCAAGTCAATGTGATATCAATTATAAATCGGCAAAAAATCAGCGGTTGCATGTCGAGCTATGTTTGATGAAGCTTGCTAATCTGCCCCATGTTCTTCAACTTTCCTCCCTTACCGCCGTTGATGAAACGGCAAAAAAAAAAGTTGAGCCCGAATTAAAACCCTTAAATCCTGATCCGGCAACGCCCGTAGAAGCCAAGACTAATGGAATTCCTGCCAACGGATTTTCAACCAATGGAAATCATACGGATGCCCAGACGCGTGCAACCCAACCTGCACAGGCTCCGTCGAAGTTAAAAAATACCATCGCGTTAGCCCCAAGTGCGCCTAATGCAGATATAGCTGTTAAGGAATCGCCACAAGGAGAGATTGAAAATGCCATAGCCAATGCTCCTAATAATGCCATAAAGGACGCATTGTCATTAGAGACATTACAAACGCATTGGTATGAATTTGCCGAAAAACGGAGGATGGCAGGCAATTCAACGACGGAAGAAATCAGTTTAAACAAAGAATTCAAACTGGAAGGCACGACCATTGAAATTGCTTTGGACAACACACATCAGCTGGAAGCAATGGCCAATGTGCGTTATGAACTGCTCACTTATCTCAAAAGCCGCCTTGACGCGCCAAGATTAGAAATCAATCCGCGTGTAGATCCCCAAAAAGTGAACCGGCTTCCTTACACACCGGCAGAGAAATTCAATTATATGGCTGAGAAAAATCCCTATTTGCTGGAATTGAAGCAAGCTTTGGGATTGGATGTAGACTTTTAAATTGACCTGTCTCCTATCTTAAAAATGTCATGCAATTTCAAAACCTGCGGAATTAAGGCAGACTCTTCATCATTATTGATAAAAAAATCAGCCACTTTTTTCCGATCCTCGTCAGAAACCTGCCTTTTCACAATAGCCCTGATCTCATCTTCACTCCGCTTGTCTCTCTGCAAAATCCTGCTTACACGCAATTGCAGCGGCGCTTCTACCACAACTACATAATCCAGCGAATTCCGGTCACCGGCTTTATTCATAATCGCAGCTTCCTTCACCACATACGGCGAAGTTGCATGATTTTGAACCCAGTCGGCAGTGTCCTGCATGACAACGGGGTGAATGATCGCATTCAGTTTTTTAAGTAAATCGTCGTTGTTGAAAACCAGCGAGCTTACATAGGAAGTATTATAACGACCTTCTGCGTCGTATGAGTCTCTTCCCAGGAGAGCAACAACGCGATTAATGATTTGCTGATTGTGATTGGTCAGCCATTTTGCGCGGCTGTCTGCATTGTAGACGGGAATTCCGAGACAGGAAAACAGCTTACAGACAACGCTTTTTCCGGATCCAATTCCGCCGGTTATTCCAATTTGAAGGGGAAGGGACATGGCGGAGGAATGACGTTAGGATTAAATTTACGGCGTGATCACATTAAGATACTGCGCGACCTCAAAACTAATATAAACGTCTCTGTGACTCACCTCCACCAAAGGTGAAACCGGAAGCGGAATGGGCAGGCTTTCGTCGAAATTGTTCTGAATTTTCGGGGTAGGCACAGCAACGCGGATTGTATCAGGGTATGAACGGATCAGCGAAATAGGCCCATCGACAGAAATAAGTGATGGCGACACATTGATAATGCTTGAAATTACGTATCCGTCACGAATGTTAACGGCTGCGCTGTCGACACGGATAGGAATTATTTTCCTGATTTTTCGCTCAAAATTCAATTCGAAAGTATCGGCGATAACGTAATTCACATGCAGATTGGGGAACAACTCTGTGATCTGGTCCGTCAATGTTGTCGAGTTGATAAAACTCGCTTCATTGGGGTTATTCACCTTGTAGATCACCGGATTAGCATTAAAATTAAGCCACGATTTTTGTAGTAACGTCCAGCCATCGCCCGACACATTCACAGAAATTCTTTTGGGCAGAGGCTGCATGGGAACGAAGGCCGAATTGTCGTATTCGATGTCCAGCGGATAATTGAGCTTGATCGAATAATTATCCTTGTTCAACACATTCATTAACCAAAAAAACGCGGCTGCCAGAATGCATACAAAGAAGGTCTTAACTTTATTTTGGCCTGATGGTACGTTACTCACAGCAAAAAAATTGAAAATGCACACATCAGAAAATGTGTGCCGTTTATAATTACTTACGCTGCAATGGTACGCGCAACCGCCGATTTATCCACCGTAAGCTTCACTCCTTTGTCCAATTCCAGCGTAACAGTTGTATCCTCAACTGTGTAAACCCGGGCATGGATCCCTCCTATTGTAACGACCTGATCTCCTTTTTTAAGATTGCCAAGAAGCTCTTTTTGCTCTTTTTGCTTCTTTTGCTGCGGACGGATCATGAAAAAGTAAAATACACCAATGATACCAACCCACATAATAACCTGGTAAATCATGGCTTCTGAACCGCCGGACGCTGCTTGTGCTAAAATGGAAAACTTCATTGTAATGGATGGATTAGTAAGTTGGTAACCTTTCGGTTGTGATAGGGAAAGTTAGTTGAGTGTATCGGGTTTGGGAGCTGCATTTACAATTCCTCTTAACCTGAGCTCCGTATAAGCCGGCTCGGTGTTGGCATAAACCGTAATCGTTTTTACCTGCGGGCCAGTTTTGTTTTTGCTGTCGAAAC
Coding sequences:
- a CDS encoding DUF6934 family protein, whose translation is MQEDFYPFSLSHHKLRYEFVSVSTIKEIRKVVTLDLTTSANTYNLALLDTLDSGKLSDLVESNNNDLSKVLATIFQIIENFFRKCPKSLIAFRGSDERRQRLYRIVITRELSKIVKKFEVYGSIENQIFLFEPNIEYDFYLISKL
- a CDS encoding NifU family protein, yielding MDSKEKTIELIEQALDSVRPYLHADGGDVKFVELTDDLVVKLELQGSCQSCPMSAMTFRAGLEESIRKAVPHVSKVVAVNVAELA
- the yajC gene encoding preprotein translocase subunit YajC — translated: MKFSILAQAASGGSEAMIYQVIMWVGIIGVFYFFMIRPQQKKQKEQKELLGNLKKGDQVVTIGGIHARVYTVEDTTVTLELDKGVKLTVDKSAVARTIAA
- a CDS encoding glycoside hydrolase family 16 protein, with the translated sequence MKRFAFLIAVLTGLDGIQACAQPAETPKAKVSTYEFAATPSWQDEFDYSGKPDPKKWNYDLGDHGWGNNELQNYTDKVENAKVEDGYLIIEAIKGKSGKVNYSSARLVSKGKGDFLYGKFEIRAKLPKGRGTWPAIWMLASENNYGNKGWPDNGEIDIMEHVGFDQNKIHGNVHTKAFNHSIGTNKGNNVVVETVSDEFHTYSCEWTPESVKILLDGKDYFTFTKEAGYEWAQWPFDKPFHLILNIAVGGNWGGQKGVDDSIFPRKMEIDYVRVYPLVEKK
- a CDS encoding Mrp/NBP35 family ATP-binding protein; the encoded protein is MGEFTINKEKVLQALSTVEEPDLKKDLVTLGMIQDIEIGVNQVRFTVVLTTPACPLKELIRRNCEAAIHEHLSPDVEVVIKLTANVTSTRQSGPIIPGVKNVIAISSGKGGVGKSTVTANLAMALHRSGAKVGIIDADIFGPSIPVMFGAENMQPTITPKDGKNYINPIRQYGIKMISIGFLTPPDSAVVWRGPMASQALKQFFADTDWGDLDYLLIDLPPGTSDIHLTLVQTVPVTGAVIVTTPQKVALADAIKGLQMFKQPQINVPILGVIENMAWFTPEELPDHQYYIFGKGGGQLLADKFDVPLLGQIPLVQGIREAGDEGRPAVMDVNPIVNDAFRDAAESLAQQVAIRNASKEKTQPVEIQVSA
- a CDS encoding D-alanine--D-alanine ligase family protein, translating into MRIGIFFGGPSREREISFAGGKTAFEHLDKSLFEPVPVFVDSFGRFILLEKVLMYSSEVREFYPSRSIHQTGYKTYIESHPELADQPIPAEIGTLLSPDQFKEHFDFAFLAMHGPDCEDGAIQGLLEWYKIPYSGPGLMGSAVGIDKILQNEMIALVNGQQKKSWTLRYDQWVPREYPILFQVLKKHLGLPLVIKAPHQGSSIGVAIVKGDSLEEFISAVNQCFFQVELYGTTWNALDGAEKQAWAQKMANLDEGIGFPVVLNGETIYHPAKLTAVLDGYFSKGNEHALLSSSNGEDQVLIEEFIEGQEFSCGCIQFDDGKSLALPPSEVIKMVQVFDFNAKYKPGASLKRIPVDTTLEKNQEIQKVIATVFEQLGINVCVRIDGFLTPDGTIVLHDPNTIPGMSPTSFIFKQMAEIGLNVTQALTYLVRQSIRERIRSGKNTWQLRSLLDSLDEKIVAENAKSKPLKYIVFASTDEEYTAARAKYGKLNAAGEVKPVPVLHASDGKYYVLTNPLMFKEYVADVEALLHAERHPLLTETSERAAATTAFYAGKVNFQVKIHNQLESLEV
- a CDS encoding GSCFA domain-containing protein, whose amino-acid sequence is MREIKLSTEVGVAAADWKINQHSKIVTIGSCFADVLGSQLSAYKFKVLNNHFGTVFNPLAIAKILDATLESKQPNPALFVENSDRIWLHHDFHSSLYGRDQAELLAQLTDKMATARAFVQKADLLVITFGTAFGYRHKQTNQIIGNCHKLPSDRFVKELLHPDQIMIAYEQLIQKLQSFQRNLRVILTVSPVRHTRDTLPLNQVSKSTLRLVCHRLSEKYKQVEYFPSYEIMVDELRDYRFYEDDLIHPNKLAEDFIFNVFSKAFIDSDALHFMKEWDGIRQMMLHRPLHGHTESHQKLLKSVLAKLNALYSQIDVTKEIRELEEKIHEFSDVR
- the coaE gene encoding dephospho-CoA kinase (Dephospho-CoA kinase (CoaE) performs the final step in coenzyme A biosynthesis.); translation: MSLPLQIGITGGIGSGKSVVCKLFSCLGIPVYNADSRAKWLTNHNQQIINRVVALLGRDSYDAEGRYNTSYVSSLVFNNDDLLKKLNAIIHPVVMQDTADWVQNHATSPYVVKEAAIMNKAGDRNSLDYVVVVEAPLQLRVSRILQRDKRSEDEIRAIVKRQVSDEDRKKVADFFINNDEESALIPQVLKLHDIFKIGDRSI
- a CDS encoding DNA polymerase III subunit gamma/tau codes for the protein MDNFVVSARKYRPVTFDSVVGQSHITTTLKNAIRTNHLAQAFLFCGPRGVGKTTCARILAKTINCQNLGDDVEACGACESCVSFQNNASFNIHELDAASNNSVEDIRNLIDQVRYPPQTGKYKIYIIDEVHMLSQAAFNAFLKTLEEPPGYAIFILATTEKHKILPTILSRCQIFDFNRIQPKDIAYHLSDIAKKEGIETEKEALELIGQKADGGLRDALSMFDLNVTFSTDNRLTYEAVLENLHILDYDYYFKITDALTSGSIARSLVLFDEILRKGFDGHLFVVGLLEHFRNLLVCKDPQTVTLLQVSESAERKYQQQSALADMSFLLSALSIASQCDINYKSAKNQRLHVELCLMKLANLPHVLQLSSLTAVDETAKKKVEPELKPLNPDPATPVEAKTNGIPANGFSTNGNHTDAQTRATQPAQAPSKLKNTIALAPSAPNADIAVKESPQGEIENAIANAPNNAIKDALSLETLQTHWYEFAEKRRMAGNSTTEEISLNKEFKLEGTTIEIALDNTHQLEAMANVRYELLTYLKSRLDAPRLEINPRVDPQKVNRLPYTPAEKFNYMAEKNPYLLELKQALGLDVDF